A window of the Brassica napus cultivar Da-Ae chromosome C5, Da-Ae, whole genome shotgun sequence genome harbors these coding sequences:
- the LOC125587898 gene encoding uncharacterized protein LOC125587898 — protein MDSTSAADNIREDAVSKVLGKDKPGRVRGFGRGITANKLAYLQFRDAKIAEMKSEIEELKGMVRELAEKKKSNVDAETSESSGGFKEGVRVQILDWIESEDVVVGEGEFCSAEPKYKIGRIPIGPNAVAIVVKYALSASASLWRPTTDVLTLDEAVGYKISWPMDKVILDKDPNCSEDLSMQSKEGEYRRCKIYDWTNDEDEVIAEGLVCSSKSKDMVNNIPLGPNAVSVEVVKVFNDQAYLWRPTADMFLIGDALSEKIAWPVLKVEVMPTPATEVTPTKCAGKKIASPSKPAKKKAVSPGSTSSTRSPKQKCTLLDCNNSGRKVAEGRVASTDPNELCHFVPLGPNASKVWIDVAKIGDAKVWRPNSEIEYISDAMGSVVAWPNDKIKFV, from the exons ATGGACTCCACATCAGCTGCTGATAACATAAGGGAAGATGCTGTGAGCAAGGTTTTGGGAAAAGACAAACCTGGACGAGTAAGGGGCTTTGGTAGAGGGATTACAGCTAATAAGCTAGCATATCTGCAATTTAGAGACGCTAAGATTGCAGAAATGAAAAGTGAGATTGAAGAGTTAAAGGGGATGGTGCGAGAATTAGCTGAGAAGAAG AAAAGTAATGTTGATGCTGAAACATCTGAGAGTAGTGGTGGATTCAAAGAAGGAGTCAGAGTACAAATACTGGATTGGATTGAATCAGAGGATGTTGTTGTTGGTGAAGGAGAATTCTGCTCTGCTGAACCGAAGTACAAAATTGGTCGTATACCAATTGGTCCTAATGCAGTGGCTATCGTAGTTAAGTATGCACTAAGCGCATCAGCTTCACTCTGGAGGCCTACTACGGATGTGTTAACTCTTGATGAAGCTGTGGGATACAAGATATCTTGGCCAATGGATAAAGTGATTTTGGATAAGGATCCAAACTGTTCTGAAGATTTATCTAtg CAAAGCAAGGAAGGTGAATATCGAAGATGCAAGATATATGATTGGACCAATGATGAGGACGAGGTCATTGCTGAAGGTCTCGTGTGCTCTTCAAAATCCAAAGACATGGTTAACAACATACCTCTGGGTCCCAATGCTGTTAGTGTCGAAGTAGTGAAGGTGTTCAATGATCAAGCATATTTGTGGAGGCCAACCGCTGATATGTTCTTGATTGGTGATGCACTTAGCGAGAAAATAGCATGGCCAGTCCTAAAGGTTGAAGTCATGCCTACACCTGCTACAGAAGTAACACCAACTAAATGTGCAGGGAAGAAAATAGCATCACCTTCGAAGCCAGCCAAGAAAAAAGCAGTG AGTCCAGGCAGCACTAGTTCGACCAGAAGTCCGAAGCAGAAGTGCACTCTCTTGGATTGCAACAACTCTGGACGTAAGGTAGCTGAAGGAAGGGTAGCTTCAACGGATCCGAATGAGTTGTGCCACTTTGTACCCCTAGGTCCAAATGCAAGCAAGGTGTGGATTGATGTGGCTAAGATCGGTGATGCAAAAGTCTGGAGGCCAAATTCAGAGATTGAATACATATCTGATGCAATGGGTTCGGTTGTGGCATGGCCAAATGACAAAATCAAGTTTGTCTAA